The Zootoca vivipara chromosome 16, rZooViv1.1, whole genome shotgun sequence genome has a segment encoding these proteins:
- the LOC118075222 gene encoding 3 beta-hydroxysteroid dehydrogenase/Delta 5-->4-isomerase, with the protein MSLAGMKCLVTGAGGFLGQRIVCQLLEEEEGPAEVRATDKALSPETLQRFGKLKTKTLLTIMQGDIRDAAFLCTAVQGVSLVIHTACIIDILGYIDRQTLWDVNTKGTQLLLDACLHNNVQYFVFTSSIEVMGPNRRGDPIVDGDEDTVYRDNRKFPYAESKKAAEKFVQELDGQPLKDGSSLVTCALRSPYIFGEGSPFLLGHLDESIRNNNVFIRLSRKEALVNPIYVGNIASAHIQVAKAMRDPEKVKRIRGKFYYITDDTPHMSYSDLNYELSKELGFGVEPKLPMPLTIFYYYALLLEIVSFLLRPFVRYIPRTNTHLVTLVNTPFSFSSRKAQRDFGYTPRYKWEEAKELTSQWIAKVAPLRRAYLKKKTL; encoded by the exons ATGTCTTTGGCAGGAATGAAATGCCTGGTGACCGGAGCTGGGGGGTTCCTTGGTCAAAGGATCGTCTGCCAgttgctggaggaagaggaaggaccgGCCGAGGTCCGCGCCACGGACAAAGCCCTCAGCCCTGAGACACTGCAGCGTTTTGGAA AACTGAAGACCAAAACTCTCCTGACAATCATGCAAGGGGATATCCGGGATGCAGCATTCCTCTGCACAGCTGTCCAAGGTGTCTCCCTTGTCATCCACACGGCTTGCATCATCGACATCTTGGGATATATAGACCGACAGACACTCTGGGATGTCAACACAAAAG GTACACAGCTGCTCCTGGATGCCTGCCTCCACAACAACGTCCAGTATTTTGTCTTCACCAGCAGCATTGAAGTGATGGGTCCAAACAGAAGAGGGGACCCCATTGTTGATGGTGATGAAGACACAGTGTATCGCGATAACAGaaaattcccttacgctgaatcaAAGAAAGCGGCGGAGAAATTTGTGCAGGAGCTGGATGGCCAGCCACTGAAAGATGGCAGCAGTCTTGTGACCTGCGCTTTGAGGTCCCCGTACATCTTTGGAGAAGGAAGTCCTTTCCTTCTGGGCCATCTCGATGAAAGCATCCGAAACAATAATGTCTTTATAAGGCTATCTAGGAAGGAGGCTCTCGTAAATCCCATCTATGTAGGGAACATTGCTTCGGCTCACATTCAAGTGGCGAAAGCCATGAGGGATCCAGAAAAGGTCAAGCGGATCCGAGGAAAATTCTATTACATCACAGATGACACTCCCCACATGAGCTATTCGGACTTAAATTACGAGCTGAGCAAGGAGCTGGGGTTTGGTGTTGAACCCAAACTACCGATGCCCTTGACAATCTTCTATTACTATGCTCTGCTGCTGGAGATTGTGAGTTTCTTACTCCGGCCTTTTGTCAGATACATTCCCCGCACCAATACTCACCTTGTGACCTTGGTCAATACCCCGTTTAGCTTTTCTTCCAGAAAAGCTCAAAGGGATTTTGGCTACACACCTCGCTACAAATGGGAAGAAGCCAAGGAGCTTACAAGCCAGTGGATTGCCAAAGTAGCTCCACTAAGAAGAGCCTACCTGAAAAAGAAGACCCTCTAA
- the HAO2 gene encoding 2-Hydroxyacid oxidase 2 isoform X1: protein MALVCLSDFEAYAKKHLPKDAWDFVAAGADECSTLEENLKAFKRIRFRPRVLRDMSAMDTRTTILGTEISFPVGIAPTGFHMLAWPDGELSTARAAEAMNTCYIASSYSSCSVDEIAAAAPAALRWFQLYIHRDRTASEQLVRRAEAAGFRALVLTADVPYTGKRRNDIRNDFRFLSVVKLKNFEGTFEGKDRSEYGVPPGSMDPSVTWDDIFWLRSVTHLPLIVKGILTKEDAELAMSHGVQGIIVSNHGGRQLDGAPTSIDALVEIVATVQDKIDVYLDGGIRTGSDVLKALALGAKCVFIGRPAIWGLAYKGEEGLRKVLEILKEEFRLSMALAGCRNVSEIGRHVVQYSKL, encoded by the exons atggccctggtctgTTTGTCAGACTTTGAGGCATATGCTAAGAAGCATCTCCCCAAAGATGCCTGGGATTTTGTTGCCGCTGGCGCTGATGAATGTAGTACCCTGGAAGAAAATCTCAAGGCATTTAAAAG GATTCGTTTTCGCCCACGCGTTCTTCGCGACATGTCTGCAATGGATACAAGGACCACCATCCTCGGCACTGAAATCAGCTTTCCTGTGGGAATCGCTCCCACCGGCTTCCATATGTTGGCTTGGCCAGATGGAGAGCTGAGCACAGCTAGAG CGGCAGAAGCTATGAATACATGCTACATTGCCAGCTCCTACTCCTCTTGCTCTGTGGATgagattgctgctgctgcgccggcTGCCCTCCGATGGTTCCAGCTCTACATCCACCGGGACAGAACCGCCTCGGAGCAACTGGTGCGAAGGGCAGAAGCAGCCGGTTTCCGGGCCCTGGTGCTCACGGCTGACGTGCCCTACACGGGCAAGAGGCGCAACGACATCCGCAACGACTTCCGGTTCTTGTCTGTCGTTAAGCTAAAGAACTTTGAAGGCACCTTCGAG GGTAAAGACCGTTCAGAGTATGGGGTGCCTCCTGGCAGCATGGACCCCTCTGTCACTTGGGATGACATCTTCTGGCTACGGAGTGTGACACACCTACCTCTCATCGTCAAGGGAATTCTGACAAAGGAAGATGCAGAGCTGGCCATGAGCCATGGCGTTCAAGGGATTATTGTGTCCAACCATGGAGGAAGACAGCTGGATGGGGCACCTACAAGT ATTGATGCGCTAGTTGAAATTGTAGCCACAGTCCAAGACAAAATAGACGTTTATTTGGATGGCGGGATACGAACAGGAAGTGATGTATTGAAAGCGCTGGCGCTCGGGGCAAAATGCGTCTTCATCGGAAGGCCTGCTATATGGGGTCTGGCCTATAAG GGCGAAGAAGGACTTCGGAAAGTTTTGGAGATTTTAAAGGAGGAATTTCGTTTGTCGATGGCTCTTGCTG GCTGTAGAAATGTCTCAGAGATTGGCCGCCACGTTGTTCAATATTCCAAGTTGTGA
- the HAO2 gene encoding 2-Hydroxyacid oxidase 2 isoform X2 — translation MLRSISPKMPGILLPLALMNVVPWKKISRHLKAAEAMNTCYIASSYSSCSVDEIAAAAPAALRWFQLYIHRDRTASEQLVRRAEAAGFRALVLTADVPYTGKRRNDIRNDFRFLSVVKLKNFEGTFEGKDRSEYGVPPGSMDPSVTWDDIFWLRSVTHLPLIVKGILTKEDAELAMSHGVQGIIVSNHGGRQLDGAPTSIDALVEIVATVQDKIDVYLDGGIRTGSDVLKALALGAKCVFIGRPAIWGLAYKGEEGLRKVLEILKEEFRLSMALAGCRNVSEIGRHVVQYSKL, via the exons ATGCTAAGAAGCATCTCCCCAAAGATGCCTGGGATTTTGTTGCCGCTGGCGCTGATGAATGTAGTACCCTGGAAGAAAATCTCAAGGCATTTAAAAG CGGCAGAAGCTATGAATACATGCTACATTGCCAGCTCCTACTCCTCTTGCTCTGTGGATgagattgctgctgctgcgccggcTGCCCTCCGATGGTTCCAGCTCTACATCCACCGGGACAGAACCGCCTCGGAGCAACTGGTGCGAAGGGCAGAAGCAGCCGGTTTCCGGGCCCTGGTGCTCACGGCTGACGTGCCCTACACGGGCAAGAGGCGCAACGACATCCGCAACGACTTCCGGTTCTTGTCTGTCGTTAAGCTAAAGAACTTTGAAGGCACCTTCGAG GGTAAAGACCGTTCAGAGTATGGGGTGCCTCCTGGCAGCATGGACCCCTCTGTCACTTGGGATGACATCTTCTGGCTACGGAGTGTGACACACCTACCTCTCATCGTCAAGGGAATTCTGACAAAGGAAGATGCAGAGCTGGCCATGAGCCATGGCGTTCAAGGGATTATTGTGTCCAACCATGGAGGAAGACAGCTGGATGGGGCACCTACAAGT ATTGATGCGCTAGTTGAAATTGTAGCCACAGTCCAAGACAAAATAGACGTTTATTTGGATGGCGGGATACGAACAGGAAGTGATGTATTGAAAGCGCTGGCGCTCGGGGCAAAATGCGTCTTCATCGGAAGGCCTGCTATATGGGGTCTGGCCTATAAG GGCGAAGAAGGACTTCGGAAAGTTTTGGAGATTTTAAAGGAGGAATTTCGTTTGTCGATGGCTCTTGCTG GCTGTAGAAATGTCTCAGAGATTGGCCGCCACGTTGTTCAATATTCCAAGTTGTGA